The Cydia amplana chromosome 11, ilCydAmpl1.1, whole genome shotgun sequence genome includes a region encoding these proteins:
- the LOC134652212 gene encoding dynein intermediate chain 3, ciliary yields MEKPEKTEIQYEYTKKRRDFGRQCLFEDYGPQVLVNIPNNPAHYKNYILRNPVHVAIQNTSSMSEHWVNSVRAEYTSSGINHIEGGWPKDINMNDPEATQRYRRKIEKDDAYIHAVMHLGHSMEHNILQNHAIDMYQTYYSELPSIPPVERSSCHTVNVYREPGTRRPVRSLSWQADGGARLATAYADVDLMRNSRAPQVSYIWDIENANAPELTIKPTQPLLDLQYNPRDQNILVGGMLNGQVGWWDMRKGGEAVGVCPPHVAHRDLVRNVLFINSKTGAEFFSSGPDGVVKWWDTRNMSEPTDSMIIDLVKLPTDTQSFENSLGVSALEYEPTIPTRFMVGTETGAVIGGNRKGKNPLEKLPTKYEAHLGPVYALQRNPTFLKNFLTVGDWTARVWSEDCRESSILWTYSHRTKLTDGAWNPIRFSLMLVTQWDGCLSCWDLLRRRSAPIVTAQLCDEPLLRLRPHEAGLLVACGSSKGTVYLAELSQNLGTADKNDKQLLTSILERENKRERILEARMRELRLRMRQDRDGGPQATEADHTANDRDLEEATAEYMQTVSELQAQQQKTQ; encoded by the exons ATGGAAAAACCAGAGAAGACTGAAATCCAATATGAATACACCAAAAAAAGGAGAGATTTCGGGAGACAATGCCTATTCGAAGACTACGGACCGCAAGTGCTCGTCAATATACCAAACAACCCGGCGCATTACAAGAATTACATATTGCGGAATCCAGTGCATGTGGCTATACAAAATACCAGTAGCATGTCAGAGCATTGGGTTAATTCTGTAAG agcCGAATACACGAGTTCCGGCATAAATCACATAGAAGGCGGTTGGCCAAAAGATATAAATATGAATGATCCCGAGGCAACGCAGCGGTACCGTCGCAAGATCGAGAAAGACGATGCGTACATACACGCCGTTATGCATTTAGGTCAT AGTATGGAACACAACATCCTTCAGAACCACGCGATCGACATGTACCAGACATATTACTCCGAACTCCCCTCGATTCCACCGGTCGAACGCAGCAGTTGCCATACAGTGAACGTGTACAGAGAGCCAGGGACTAGACGGCCCGTGCGGTCTCTGTCGTGGCAGGCGGATGGAGGCGCTCGACTGGCGACTGCGTATGCCGATGTAGACCTCATGAGGAACAGTCGAGCTCCGCAGGTCTCTTATATTTGGGATATAG AGAATGCCAATGCGCCGGAGCTTACGATAAAACCCACGCAGCCACTTCTTGATTTGCAGTACAATCCACGAGACCAGAATATACTCGTTGGAGGGATGTTGAATGGCCAG GTGGGTTGGTGGGATATGCGTAAAGGAGGCGAGGCAGTAGGCGTGTGTCCCCCTCACGTGGCCCACCGGGATCTAGTCAGAAACGTTTTATTTATCAACTCGAAAACGGGCGCTGAATTCTTCTCTTCCGGCCCTGATGGCGTTGTTAAATG GTGGGACACACGGAACATGAGTGAACCAACGGATTCAATGATTATAGATCTAGTCAAGCTTCCAACCGACACACAAAGCTTTGAAAATTCTTTAGGAGTATCCGCACTGGAATACGAACCAACAATACCTACCAG ATTCATGGTTGGAACTGAAACTGGAGCAGTAATAGGTGGAAATCGTAAAGGCAAAAACCCTCTGGAGAAATTGCCAACCAAA TATGAAGCCCATCTTGGTCCCGTTTACGCTTTGCAGCGAAACCCAACCTTTCTTAAAAACTTTCTGACGGTTGGCGACTGGACAGCTCGAGTATGGAGCGAGGACTGTAGGGAGTCCTCTATACTTTGGACATATTCGCATCGTACGAAGCTCACGGATGGTGCTTGGAACCCTATTAG ATTTTCGCTTATGCTAGTTACGCAATGGGATGGATGCTTATCGTGCTGGGACCTGTTGCGAAGAAGGAGCGCCCCTATAGTCACAGCTCAGCTATGTGATGAACCTTTACTGAGGTTACGGCCGCATGAAGCG GGTCTTCTTGTGGCGTGTGGAAGTAGCAAAGGAACAGTATATCTGGCAGAACTGTCGCAAAACCTGGGAACGGCTGACAAGAACGACAAACAGCTACTGACTTCT ATTTTGGAACGAGAAAACAAACGTGAGCGAATACTGGAGGCACGAATGAGGGAATTGAGACTGCGGATGCGTCAAGACCGCGACGGTGGACCGCAGGCCACGGAGGCCGACCACACCGCCAACGACAGGGACCTGGAGGAAGCTACGGCGGAGTATATGCAAACCGTCAGCGAATTACAAGCCCAGCAACAAAAGACGCAATGA